A genomic region of Manihot esculenta cultivar AM560-2 chromosome 15, M.esculenta_v8, whole genome shotgun sequence contains the following coding sequences:
- the LOC110602615 gene encoding uncharacterized protein LOC110602615 isoform X1 — MDLKSKGVAWVGNICQRIETMCYEVDNIVKQDAVRYVENQLHTVGESMKKICADVQDLIPPIVDPVRCETQAVALKANAAVSTYIKSRIGIEEDHGHTAPIKQSLVEPSDFDTVKNRPSNELSGHHLVYQSNTPTSVQSLEGEKFNSAPEKIDDVSPSNELSGQHFVNQSNAPTYGESLEGAESDSIPVKNDNVSLSNETCIHQLVNQSNIPTSEEGLKGVESDSAPINVDDVSTNWNSGLSREAIIMKDNFDATVAFESVGLHEKEKLLSSEFSGSNHEHSPVSVAEFLPATSFDGEEFQAHQKVEIVCYSPADDSDSQSDDSSAVALSEMAFSIASSYGSMFTEPRTLPENSFNDVVTNLASYGNPNNVAGNDSDSSNVLVSSMSAPIVPGNREIAEAVHTCSNSVLSLESTGCSNYSSNFGDTITDFGMENIDMADKVKLEDSCVIVDNRMLYEVSRRIRKLRSYKKKVQDAFTSNKRLSKEYEQLAIWYGDLDMEGSQDTTLQGQLQSSNSVTFDPDYRIHQIHDSEWELL, encoded by the exons ATGGATTTAAAATCTAAAGGTGTAGCCTGGGTAGGCAACATTTGCCAGAGGATTGAAACAATGTGTTATGAGGTGGATAACATTGTGAAACAG GATGCTGTTAGATATGTTGAAAACCAGCTGCACACAGTGGGAGAGAGCATGAAAAAAATTTGTGCTGATGTTCAAGATTTAATTCCGCCTATAGTGGATCCAGTAAGGTGTGAAACCCAGGCAGTGGCTCTAAAAGCAAATGCTGCTGTTAGTACCTATATTAAATCAAGGATTGGTATTGAGGAAGATCATGGCCATACTGCTCCTATAAAGCAGTCACTTGTGGAGCCCAGTGATTTTGATACTGTGAAGAATCGTCCCAGTAATGAGCTTAGTGGACACCACCTTGTATATCAGTCAAATACTCCAACTTCTGTACAATCCCTGGAGGGGGAAAAGTTCAACTCTGCTCCAGAAAAAATTGATGATGTTTCACCCAGTAATGAGCTTAGTGGACAGCACTTTGTGAATCAATCTAATGCTCCAACTTATGGGGAATCCCTTGAGGGAGCAGAATCAGACTCCATTCCTGTAAAAAATGATAATGTTTCACTCAGTAATGAGACTTGTATACACCAACTTGTAAATCAATCAAATATTCCAACTTCTGAAGAAGGCCTCAAGGGAGTAGAATCTGACTCTGCTCCAATAAATGTTGATGATGTCTCAACCAACTGGAACTCTGGATTGAGCAGGGAAGCAATTATAATGAAGGATAACTTTGATGCAACTGTGGCTTTTGAGTCGGTTGGTCTTCATGAGAAAGAAAAATTGCTGTCCAGTGAATTTTCTGGTTCTAATCATGAACATTCACCTGTTTCTGTGGCAGAGTTTTTGCCTGCAACTTCATTTGACGGAGAGGAGTTTCAGGCCCATCAAAAGGTGGAAATAGTTTGTTACAGCCCTGCAGATGACTCTGACTCTCAGTCCGATGACTCAAGTGCTGTAGCTCTGTCTGAAATGGCTTTTTCAATTGCCTCCTCCTATGGTTCCATGTTCACAGAACCTCGTACTCTGCCTGAGAATTCATTTAATGACGTAGTCACAAATCTAGCATCTTATGGTAACCCAAATAATGTGGCTGGCAATGATTCTGATAGTTCCAATGTGCTTGTGTCTTCTATGTCTGCTCCAATTGTACCAGGTAACAGAGAGATAGCAGAGGCAGTGCATACTTGCTCCAACAGTGTCCTGTCATTGGAATCAACAG GGTGCTCCAATTACTCCAGTAATTTTGGTGATACTATAACAGACTTTGGAATGGAAAATATTGATATGGCTGATAAGGTGAAGCTTGAGGACAGCTGTGTCATTGTGGATAACCGTATGCTTTATGAAGTCTCTCGAAGAATCCGCAAACTCAGATCATACAAG AAAAAAGTCCAGGACGCCTTTACTTCAAATAAGAGGCTCAGCAAGGAATATGAGCAGCTAGCAATTTGGTACGGTGACCTTGATATGGAGGGCAGCCAGGATACTACATTGCAGGGTCAGTTGCAATCTAGCAACAGTGTAACCTTTGACCCTGATTACCGGATACATCAGATACACGACTCTGAATGGGAGCTCTTGTAA
- the LOC110602615 gene encoding uncharacterized protein LOC110602615 isoform X2 — protein sequence MDLKSKGVAWVGNICQRIETMCYEVDNIVKQDAVRYVENQLHTVGESMKKICADVQDLIPPIVDPVRCETQAVALKANAAVSTYIKSRIGIEEDHGHTAPIKQSLVEPSDFDTVKNRPSNELSGHHLVYQSNTPTSVQSLEGEKFNSAPEKIDDVSPSNELSGQHFVNQSNAPTYGESLEGAESDSIPVKNDNVSLSNETCIHQLVNQSNIPTSEEGLKGVESDSAPINVDDVSTNWNSGLSREAIIMKDNFDATVAFESVGLHEKEKLLSSEFSGSNHEHSPVSVAEFLPATSFDGEEFQAHQKVEIVCYSPADDSDSQSDDSSAVALSEMAFSIASSYGSMFTEPRTLPENSFNDVVTNLASYGNPNNVAGNDSDSSNVLVSSMSAPIVPGNREIAEAVHTCSNSVLSLESTGCSNYSSNFGDTITDFGMENIDMADKVKLEDSCVIVDNRMLYEVSRRIRKLRSYKGCSYAFQMHHT from the exons ATGGATTTAAAATCTAAAGGTGTAGCCTGGGTAGGCAACATTTGCCAGAGGATTGAAACAATGTGTTATGAGGTGGATAACATTGTGAAACAG GATGCTGTTAGATATGTTGAAAACCAGCTGCACACAGTGGGAGAGAGCATGAAAAAAATTTGTGCTGATGTTCAAGATTTAATTCCGCCTATAGTGGATCCAGTAAGGTGTGAAACCCAGGCAGTGGCTCTAAAAGCAAATGCTGCTGTTAGTACCTATATTAAATCAAGGATTGGTATTGAGGAAGATCATGGCCATACTGCTCCTATAAAGCAGTCACTTGTGGAGCCCAGTGATTTTGATACTGTGAAGAATCGTCCCAGTAATGAGCTTAGTGGACACCACCTTGTATATCAGTCAAATACTCCAACTTCTGTACAATCCCTGGAGGGGGAAAAGTTCAACTCTGCTCCAGAAAAAATTGATGATGTTTCACCCAGTAATGAGCTTAGTGGACAGCACTTTGTGAATCAATCTAATGCTCCAACTTATGGGGAATCCCTTGAGGGAGCAGAATCAGACTCCATTCCTGTAAAAAATGATAATGTTTCACTCAGTAATGAGACTTGTATACACCAACTTGTAAATCAATCAAATATTCCAACTTCTGAAGAAGGCCTCAAGGGAGTAGAATCTGACTCTGCTCCAATAAATGTTGATGATGTCTCAACCAACTGGAACTCTGGATTGAGCAGGGAAGCAATTATAATGAAGGATAACTTTGATGCAACTGTGGCTTTTGAGTCGGTTGGTCTTCATGAGAAAGAAAAATTGCTGTCCAGTGAATTTTCTGGTTCTAATCATGAACATTCACCTGTTTCTGTGGCAGAGTTTTTGCCTGCAACTTCATTTGACGGAGAGGAGTTTCAGGCCCATCAAAAGGTGGAAATAGTTTGTTACAGCCCTGCAGATGACTCTGACTCTCAGTCCGATGACTCAAGTGCTGTAGCTCTGTCTGAAATGGCTTTTTCAATTGCCTCCTCCTATGGTTCCATGTTCACAGAACCTCGTACTCTGCCTGAGAATTCATTTAATGACGTAGTCACAAATCTAGCATCTTATGGTAACCCAAATAATGTGGCTGGCAATGATTCTGATAGTTCCAATGTGCTTGTGTCTTCTATGTCTGCTCCAATTGTACCAGGTAACAGAGAGATAGCAGAGGCAGTGCATACTTGCTCCAACAGTGTCCTGTCATTGGAATCAACAG GGTGCTCCAATTACTCCAGTAATTTTGGTGATACTATAACAGACTTTGGAATGGAAAATATTGATATGGCTGATAAGGTGAAGCTTGAGGACAGCTGTGTCATTGTGGATAACCGTATGCTTTATGAAGTCTCTCGAAGAATCCGCAAACTCAGATCATACAAG GGCTGCAGTTATGCTTTTCAAATGCATCACACGTGA
- the LOC110602615 gene encoding uncharacterized protein LOC110602615 isoform X4: MDLKSKGVAWVGNICQRIETMCYEVDNIVKQDAVRYVENQLHTVGESMKKICADVQDLIPPIVDPVRCETQAVALKANAAVSTYIKSRIGIEEDHGHTAPIKQSLVEPSDFDTVKNRPSNELSGHHLVYQSNTPTSVQSLEGEKFNSAPEKIDDVSPSNELSGQHFVNQSNAPTYGESLEGAESDSIPVKNDNVSLSNETCIHQLVNQSNIPTSEEGLKGVESDSAPINVDDVSTNWNSGLSREAIIMKDNFDATVAFESVGLHEKEKLLSSEFSGSNHEHSPVSVAEFLPATSFDGEEFQAHQKVEIVCYSPADDSDSQSDDSSAVALSEMAFSIASSYGSMFTEPRTLPENSFNDVVTNLASYGNPNNVAGNDSDSSNVLVSSMSAPIVPGNREIAEAVHTCSNSVLSLESTGALNYLTDGLGFGDLIHICIHCL; encoded by the exons ATGGATTTAAAATCTAAAGGTGTAGCCTGGGTAGGCAACATTTGCCAGAGGATTGAAACAATGTGTTATGAGGTGGATAACATTGTGAAACAG GATGCTGTTAGATATGTTGAAAACCAGCTGCACACAGTGGGAGAGAGCATGAAAAAAATTTGTGCTGATGTTCAAGATTTAATTCCGCCTATAGTGGATCCAGTAAGGTGTGAAACCCAGGCAGTGGCTCTAAAAGCAAATGCTGCTGTTAGTACCTATATTAAATCAAGGATTGGTATTGAGGAAGATCATGGCCATACTGCTCCTATAAAGCAGTCACTTGTGGAGCCCAGTGATTTTGATACTGTGAAGAATCGTCCCAGTAATGAGCTTAGTGGACACCACCTTGTATATCAGTCAAATACTCCAACTTCTGTACAATCCCTGGAGGGGGAAAAGTTCAACTCTGCTCCAGAAAAAATTGATGATGTTTCACCCAGTAATGAGCTTAGTGGACAGCACTTTGTGAATCAATCTAATGCTCCAACTTATGGGGAATCCCTTGAGGGAGCAGAATCAGACTCCATTCCTGTAAAAAATGATAATGTTTCACTCAGTAATGAGACTTGTATACACCAACTTGTAAATCAATCAAATATTCCAACTTCTGAAGAAGGCCTCAAGGGAGTAGAATCTGACTCTGCTCCAATAAATGTTGATGATGTCTCAACCAACTGGAACTCTGGATTGAGCAGGGAAGCAATTATAATGAAGGATAACTTTGATGCAACTGTGGCTTTTGAGTCGGTTGGTCTTCATGAGAAAGAAAAATTGCTGTCCAGTGAATTTTCTGGTTCTAATCATGAACATTCACCTGTTTCTGTGGCAGAGTTTTTGCCTGCAACTTCATTTGACGGAGAGGAGTTTCAGGCCCATCAAAAGGTGGAAATAGTTTGTTACAGCCCTGCAGATGACTCTGACTCTCAGTCCGATGACTCAAGTGCTGTAGCTCTGTCTGAAATGGCTTTTTCAATTGCCTCCTCCTATGGTTCCATGTTCACAGAACCTCGTACTCTGCCTGAGAATTCATTTAATGACGTAGTCACAAATCTAGCATCTTATGGTAACCCAAATAATGTGGCTGGCAATGATTCTGATAGTTCCAATGTGCTTGTGTCTTCTATGTCTGCTCCAATTGTACCAGGTAACAGAGAGATAGCAGAGGCAGTGCATACTTGCTCCAACAGTGTCCTGTCATTGGAATCAACAG GTGCCTTGAATTATCTCACTGACGGTCTTGGATTTGGAGACTTGATCCATATTTGCATACACTGCCTTTAG
- the LOC110602615 gene encoding uncharacterized protein LOC110602615 isoform X3, whose amino-acid sequence MDLKSKGVAWVGNICQRIETMCYEVDNIVKQDAVRYVENQLHTVGESMKKICADVQDLIPPIVDPVRCETQAVALKANAAVSTYIKSRIGIEEDHGHTAPIKQSLVEPSDFDTVKNRPSNELSGHHLVYQSNTPTSVQSLEGEKFNSAPEKIDDVSPSNELSGQHFVNQSNAPTYGESLEGAESDSIPVKNDNVSLSNETCIHQLVNQSNIPTSEEGLKGVESDSAPINVDDVSTNWNSGLSREAIIMKDNFDATVAFESVGLHEKEKLLSSEFSGSNHEHSPVSVAEFLPATSFDGEEFQAHQKVEIVCYSPADDSDSQSDDSSAVALSEMAFSIASSYGSMFTEPRTLPENSFNDVVTNLASYGNPNNVAGNDSDSSNVLVSSMSAPIVPGNREIAEAVHTCSNSVLSLESTVGALNYLTDGLGFGDLIHICIHCL is encoded by the exons ATGGATTTAAAATCTAAAGGTGTAGCCTGGGTAGGCAACATTTGCCAGAGGATTGAAACAATGTGTTATGAGGTGGATAACATTGTGAAACAG GATGCTGTTAGATATGTTGAAAACCAGCTGCACACAGTGGGAGAGAGCATGAAAAAAATTTGTGCTGATGTTCAAGATTTAATTCCGCCTATAGTGGATCCAGTAAGGTGTGAAACCCAGGCAGTGGCTCTAAAAGCAAATGCTGCTGTTAGTACCTATATTAAATCAAGGATTGGTATTGAGGAAGATCATGGCCATACTGCTCCTATAAAGCAGTCACTTGTGGAGCCCAGTGATTTTGATACTGTGAAGAATCGTCCCAGTAATGAGCTTAGTGGACACCACCTTGTATATCAGTCAAATACTCCAACTTCTGTACAATCCCTGGAGGGGGAAAAGTTCAACTCTGCTCCAGAAAAAATTGATGATGTTTCACCCAGTAATGAGCTTAGTGGACAGCACTTTGTGAATCAATCTAATGCTCCAACTTATGGGGAATCCCTTGAGGGAGCAGAATCAGACTCCATTCCTGTAAAAAATGATAATGTTTCACTCAGTAATGAGACTTGTATACACCAACTTGTAAATCAATCAAATATTCCAACTTCTGAAGAAGGCCTCAAGGGAGTAGAATCTGACTCTGCTCCAATAAATGTTGATGATGTCTCAACCAACTGGAACTCTGGATTGAGCAGGGAAGCAATTATAATGAAGGATAACTTTGATGCAACTGTGGCTTTTGAGTCGGTTGGTCTTCATGAGAAAGAAAAATTGCTGTCCAGTGAATTTTCTGGTTCTAATCATGAACATTCACCTGTTTCTGTGGCAGAGTTTTTGCCTGCAACTTCATTTGACGGAGAGGAGTTTCAGGCCCATCAAAAGGTGGAAATAGTTTGTTACAGCCCTGCAGATGACTCTGACTCTCAGTCCGATGACTCAAGTGCTGTAGCTCTGTCTGAAATGGCTTTTTCAATTGCCTCCTCCTATGGTTCCATGTTCACAGAACCTCGTACTCTGCCTGAGAATTCATTTAATGACGTAGTCACAAATCTAGCATCTTATGGTAACCCAAATAATGTGGCTGGCAATGATTCTGATAGTTCCAATGTGCTTGTGTCTTCTATGTCTGCTCCAATTGTACCAGGTAACAGAGAGATAGCAGAGGCAGTGCATACTTGCTCCAACAGTGTCCTGTCATTGGAATCAACAG TAGGTGCCTTGAATTATCTCACTGACGGTCTTGGATTTGGAGACTTGATCCATATTTGCATACACTGCCTTTAG
- the LOC110602617 gene encoding ethylene-responsive transcription factor ERF098: MEATQGGNKKQDRATGEIRYRGIRRRPWGKFAAEIRDPTRNGARRWLGTFETVEEAARAYDRAAFAFRGHLAILNFPNEYQYHSHTSLPSFASSSSSLSVSAAPLASYGLVGSSGGQEVIEFEYLDDKLLEDLLEFQEGKQQ; encoded by the coding sequence ATGGAAGCAACTCAAGGAGGGAACAAGAAGCAAGACAGGGCAACCGGAGAGATTCGGTATAGGGGGATTCGCAGGCGGCCATGGGGGAAGTTTGCTGCAGAGATACGTGACCCAACAAGAAACGGTGCACGTCGGTGGCTTGGAACATTTGAGACGGTGGAGGAGGCTGCTAGAGCTTATGATAGAGCTGCTTTTGCCTTTCGTGGTCATTTAGCCATTCTCAACTTCCCGAATGAATACCAATACCATAGCCACACTTCTCTGCCGTCATTTGCTTCGTCTTCTTCCTCCTTATCGGTCTCTGCTGCTCCTCTTGCGAGTTACGGCCTAGTGGGTTCTTCTGGAGGGCAAGaagtaatagagtttgagtATTTGGATGACAAATTGTTGGAGGATCTTCTTGAGTTTCAAGAAGGCAAGCAACAATAA
- the LOC110602616 gene encoding multiple organellar RNA editing factor 8, chloroplastic/mitochondrial, with protein MAIRFFTHSLLCRPTSSNKGLIISFLSRSISSLPTPNPASRSLSLLRGLRPLSAAASLTSSNLSTALTTRSFATRTTTSSLNDPSPNWSNRPPKETILLDGCDFEHWLVVVEKPEGDPTRDEIIDSYIKTLAMVVGSEEEARKKIYSVSTRCYYAFGALVSEELSLKIKELPRVRWVLPDSYLDVKNKDYGGEPFIDGKAVPYDPKYHEEWIRNNARANERNRRNDRPRNFDRSRNYERRRENMQNRDFQNTRAAPMDNQGMQNPASNIAGMPQNNMNGPGAPPPPPPNNYMRGPPPPPPNNYMGRPPPPNNYMGGPPPPPPPNNYGGGPQNMGGMPQNNFGGMPTSNMGGVPQGPGWTNNMPGNMQQNFPTGPNNGGMPHQGAPSDYQNNYS; from the exons ATGGCTATTCGCTTCTTCACTCACTCTCTACTCTGCAGGCCGACATCCTCCAACAAAGGCCtaattatttcttttctctctcgcTCCATATCTTCCCTTCCCACACCCAATCCTGCCTCTCGTTCTTTATCTCTCCTCCGTGGTCTCCGCCCCCTTTCCGCTGCTGCCAGCTTAACATCTTCTAATCTTTCTACGGCTCTCACTACCCGGTCCTTCGCGACCCGGACGACGACGTCCTCGCTTAATGATCCCAGCCCTAATTGGTCTAACAGGCCTCCTAAAGAGACCATCTTGTTGGATGGATGCGATTTTGAACACTGGCTTGTTGTTGTGGAGAAACCAGAGGGCGATCCTACTAGGGATGAAATCATCGATAGCTATATTAAAACCCTAGCAATGGTTGTGGGCAG TGAGGAAGAAGCAAGGAAGAAGATCTACTCGGTTTCAACTAGATGCTACTATGCTTTTGGAGCTCTTGTGTCTGAAGAGCTTTCTCTCAAGATTAAAG AATTGCCCAGAGTTCGTTGGGTTCTTCCTGATTCATACTTGGATGTTAAGAACAAAGATTATGGAG GGGAACCATTTATTGATGGCAAAGCTGTTCCATATGATCCAAAGTACCATGAAGAATGGATAAGGAATAATGCCAGGGCAAATGAGAGAAATAGACGCAACGATAGGCCTCGTAACTTTGACAGGTCAAGAAACTATGAAAGGAGGAGGGAAAACATGCAGAACAGGGATTTCCAGAACACAAGGGCAGCTCCAATGGATAATCAGGGCATGCAGAATCCTGCATCCAACATAGCTGGAATGCCTCAGAACAACATGAATGGACCAGGCGCCccccctccaccaccacctaACAACTACATGCGCGGACCTCCTCCACCACCGCCTAACAACTACATGGGCAGACCACCACCCCCTAACAACTATATGGGTGGGCCGCCGCCGCCACCTCCTCCTAACAATTATGGGGGTGGGCCACAGAACATGGGAGGAATGCCTCAAAACAACTTTGGAGGCATGCCTACCAGCAACATGGGAGGTGTGCCTCAGGGTCCAGGATGGACCAATAACATGCCTGGGAACATGCAGCAGAACTTCCCAACTGGGCCCAACAATGGAGGCATGCCTCACCAAGGTGCACCATCAGACTACCAGAATAACTACTCTTGA
- the LOC110602614 gene encoding ABC transporter G family member 10: MEIPVKAPVSGGRKSSYRLETRNLSYKLSSTFDELNWVGFGRIQHRVPKFILKDVNCEARPGEITAIAGPSGAGKTTLLEILSGMVCPREGSHQVLVNNRPMDAKHFRRLSGYVTQDDALFPLLTVQETLMYSALLRLPGGQKEAANRVKKLMKELGLEHVAASRIGKGSNRGISGGERRRVSIGVDLVHDPAVVLIDEPTSGLDSASALHVVTLLKSMAANQGKTIILTIHQPGFRILELFDRIILLSNGFVMHNGSLHFLEERLKFAGHPIPPHVNVLEFAIDVIESLEVQNSVSSLQSIHEETCIVPVTQEKLPSCCYPNSVLEEVLILGQRFCSNVFRTKQLFATRIIQALVAGLILGTIFLNVGNETGKTNLQTRIGFFAFSLTFLLSSTTEGLPIFLQERRILMRETSRGAYRISSYVLSNTLIFLPFLLLVSLLYSTPVYWLVGLRRDIDGFLYFCLVVWMVLLMSNSFVACFSAIVPNFIMGTSVIAGLMGSFFLFSGYFISKNNIPSYWIFMHYLSLFKYPFECFLINEFGGEKASRCIEVDNKGSCNFDGNGFLRQQGLRESEKWSNLCVMLSFIIGYRVMCHLILWYRYYRLSR, encoded by the coding sequence ATGGAGATACCGGTGAAGGCACCGGTTTCTGGAGGCCGGAAAAGCTCATATAGACTAGAAACCAGAAATTTATCCTACAAGTTAAGCAGCACATTTGATGAGCTTAATTGGGTTGGTTTTGGTAGGATTCAACATAGAGTTCCTAAGTTCATTTTGAAGGATGTAAACTGTGAAGCCAGGCCTGGAGAGATTACTGCCATTGCTGGTCCTAGTGGGGCTGGGAAAACCACGCTGCTAGAGATTTTATCAGGAATGGTTTGCCCTCGTGAAGGGTCTCATCAAGTTCTGGTAAATAACAGGCCTATGGATGCCAAGCATTTTAGAAGACTATCTGGGTATGTCACTCAAGATGATGCTCTGTTTCCTTTACTCACAGTCCAGGAAACTCTCATGTACAGTGCACTTCTAAGGCTACCAGGAGGGCAAAAAGAGGCTGCTAATAGAGTGAAGAAGCTAATGAAGGAGCTTGGACTGGAACATGTTGCAGCTTCCAGGATTGGTAAGGGATCAAACAGGGGAATTTCAGGTGGTGAAAGGCGCAGAGTTTCCATTGGAGTTGATTTAGTACATGACCCTGCTGTCGTTTTAATCGATGAACCAACTTCAGGTTTGGATTCAGCTTCAGCTCTTCATGTAGTGACTCTGCTCAAATCAATGGCTGCTAATCAAGGTAAGACCATCATTCTAACCATTCACCAACCTGGTTTTCGAATCCTCGAGCTGTTTGATAGGATTATTTTGCTTTCAAATGGATTCGTTATGCATAATGGTTCACTGCATTTCCTTGAAGAGAGACTTAAATTTGCTGGCCATCCCATTCCTCCACATGTCAATGTGCTGGAATTTGCCATTGATGTCATAGAAAGCTTGGAAGTCCAAAATTCTGTATCCTCTCTCCAGAGCATTCATGAGGAAACATGTATAGTGCCAGTTACTCAAGAAAAGCTTCCCAGCTGCTGTTATCCCAATTCAGTACTCGAGGAAGTTCTGATACTAGGACAAAGATTCTGCAGCAACGTTTTCAGAACCAAGCAATTATTTGCTACCAGAATAATACAAGCACTAGTAGCTGGATTAATACTTGGAACCATATTCTTGAACGTTGGCAATGAAACAGGGAAAACAAATTTGCAAACTCGAATTGGGTTCTTTGCCTTCAGTCTCACATTCTTGCTGTCATCAACAACAGAAGGATTACCGATTTTCCTGCAAGAGAGAAGAATACTAATGAGAGAGACTTCAAGAGGAGCTTACAGGATTTCTTCTTATGTTCTATCAAACACTCTcatctttcttccttttcttctcttgGTTTCTCTTCTCTACTCTACACCAGTGTATTGGCTGGTTGGCCTGAGGAGGGACATTGATGGGTTTCTTTACTTCTGCCTGGTGGTGTGGATGGTGCTCTTGATGTCAAATTCTTTTGTAGCATGTTTCAGTGCAATAGTGCCAAATTTCATCATGGGAACATCAGTGATTGCAGGGCTAATGGgatctttctttctcttctctgggTACTTCATATCAAAGAATAACATTCCTAGTTACTGGATTTTCATGCACTATTTGAGTTTGTTCAAGTACCCATTTGAATGTTTCTTGATAAATGAGTTTGGAGGAGAGAAAGCTAGTAGGTGCATAGAAGTTGATAATAaagggagctgcaattttgatGGAAATGGATTCTTAAGGCAGCAAGGTCTAAGAGAGTCAGAAAAATGGAGCAATTTGTGTGTCATGTTGAGTTTCATCATTGGGTATAGAGTGATGTGTCATCTAATTTTATGGTATAGATATTATAGATTAAGCAGATAA